In Canis lupus dingo isolate Sandy chromosome 33, ASM325472v2, whole genome shotgun sequence, a single genomic region encodes these proteins:
- the LOC112641354 gene encoding olfactory receptor 5K4 has product MDKENQSLATEFILIGFTDRPVLKSLLFSVFFAIYLVTMVGNLGLVALILMERRLHTPMYIFLGNLALMDSCCACAITPKMLENFFSKDRMISLYECMAQFYFLCLAETADCFLLAAMAYDRYVAICSPLQYHTLMSKKLCLQMTAGAYIASNLHSMIHVGLLLRLTFCRSNQIDHFFCDILPLYRLSCTDPSINELMIYIFSMPIQIFTIAIVLFSYLCILFTIFKMKSKEGRGKAFSTCASHFLSVSIFYICLLMYIRPFEEGDKDIPVAVFYTIVVPLLNPFIYSLRNKEVINVLKRCLKNYNIFK; this is encoded by the coding sequence atggataaggaaaatcaATCCTTGGCAACAGAGTTTATCCTTATAGGATTTACAGATCGTCCAGTGCTGAAGAGTCTTCTGTTTTCCGTGTTCTTTGCCATCTATCTGGTGACCATGGTGGGGAATCTGGGCCTGGTGGCATTGATCCTTATGGAACGTCGCCTTCACACACCCATGTACATCTTTCTGGGCAACCTGGCTCTAATGGATTCCTGTTGTGCCTGTGCCATTACCCCCAAGATGTTAGAGAATTTCTTTTCGAAGGACAGAATGATTTCCCTCTATGAATGCAtggcacaattttattttctgtgcctTGCTGAAACGGCAGACTGCTTTCTCCTGGCAGcaatggcctatgaccgctatgtggccatctgcagcCCACTGCAGTACCACACCCTGATGTCGAAGAAGCTCTGCCTTCAGATGACCGCAGGGGCCTACATAGCTAGTAACCTGCATTCCATGATCCATGTAGGGCTTCTATTAAGGTTAACTTTCTGCAGATCTAATCAAATTGACCACTTTTTTTGTGACATTCTTCCCCTCTATAGACTCTCTTGTACTGACCCTTCTATCAATGAACTAATGATCTATATTTTTTCAATGCCGATTCAAATATTCACCATTGCCATTGTCTTGTTCTCTTATCTCTGCATCCTTTTcacaattttcaaaatgaagtcCAAAGAAGGGAGAGGTAAAGCTTTTTCTACCTGTGCATCCCACTTTCTATCTGTTTCAATATTCTACATTTGTCTTCTCATGTATATTCGCCCATTTGAAGAAGGGGATAAAGATATACCAGTGGCAGTTTTTTATACCATAGTAGTTCCTTTATTAAATCCTTTTATCTATAGTCTAAGAAATAAGGAGGTGATAAATGTTCTTAAAAGATGTTTaaagaattataatatttttaaataa